In the genome of Candoia aspera isolate rCanAsp1 chromosome 4, rCanAsp1.hap2, whole genome shotgun sequence, the window TTCAGTGTTATTTCTACtaaatctttaattccttcatcGGGATCTTCTTCTGATGGCTGTTTTAACAGACTGTTCTTCAGCATATGAAACATTTCCTCTCGTGAAATATATCCATCTCCATTCAGGTCATAAACTTCAAAGCAGTCTTTAGAAGGGATAACTGCATTAGCTGCATGCATGTCaaagaaaatgctttccagaTAATTGAGGATAACTTAATAGTTACTAAATTATCGTTAAGGAAAGGAGGTCCAAGTATTTtgtaataaatatatactgtatatactgcatatatacaatatatatgacTATATAGACTGTACaatatactgtacttttataATGTATTTCGCAGGAAATTTGCCCTAAATTTCAGATTGACATGAAAACTGACTTTTACTAGAAAAatcttacatttcattttttcttccagagTCCCCCGAAGAAATATTGATAAGCCTTCTACCCATTCTGTTACACCGACACAGCTGTCATTGTCTTTGTCAAAAGCACGgaacactgaaataaaaataaagattgttGTAAAGTTTTATTTTAGAATTGGCATTTGCATTAAAATGGTATATATATTTTCAGTGTGTACCATTACATTACATATGCCTGCGTATGTAGGTACAACTAAGGCTGGTAGCCTAGCCTGCATCTTCTCTATCTTATGGAAAAGCACTACGTGAATGCCTTGATTGACAAAAGCCTTGATGGGCGGTCAATATCTTTGAGCCCATCTAATGATGACCACGGCATAAGGAAAATTGTGAATTTGAACATAAgaggtaaagagcatgaattaacaaatgaaatgaaagaaagaataggtgtctgtgaaactaagagaaagaggaaggctgTAATAGCTTCAAATTAAGGtagtctgatcttgtggaatggAGTTGATGAACATTTATTATTCATTGCCATCATTTGTATGCTGCCTCTATCTGAGACTTGACAACACAGTAAAAGTAATGAAACAGGAACCCCCAAATACAGTAATCCCCAAAGTCATAACATCACATCATAAAAtctcataataaatatatttcaaccATCAGACAGCTCAGGCCAGTCCTAAAACCAGACATCCCCCGGGTAACTCCTCCAGTGGCTCCGCAAAAGAGGACTATGTTTATACTCTCTTGTTTGAATCAAAGTTTTTGAAATGATGTGGAGGTCTACTATTCAAATCTCATTGAATCTAATCAAGTtcctggaaaatttaaaaaagtaattcTGGTTTCACCCAAAATATTGAAGTAATTTCTTAACTTCGTAAACATAGCTTTTTTGTGTGCTATGTTGtccctcctttttttaaagcaaaacaggGTTGAACATGGTGAgtgcttagatgggagaccaccagaaaataccagggctgtagggaagactgggaagttgaaaaatatcccagaagaaagaagtcaatggcaagtcacttccaCATCGCCACATGGAAGTCTCAAGGAGTCACGCTCAACTCCAAGGAGGCTTTATTTTTTACACCATATATTGCCCAATACAGTGTACataagagtcggacacaactgtgCAGgtgaaacctttaccttttactttagGTATGTTGACTAGTGTTCAAAGTTAGTTTATATATCTAAAGCTGAAGCATTTCCATAtctttattaaaattacaatCTGCACTTCTAGCTCTGAGTGAATATGAATAGAATTGTACTACAAATACTTTACTAGAGCTACTGCTATTTGTTACATATTGATATTATTTGGGGACACTGAAAAGGCCAAATGATTCAGTAATGCAAAGActacaataatcaaataatatCAACAATTACTCATCAACAGAATTCATTATGCAGGAATATTGCTTAAGATTTATTAATTATGAATAATGAACCATATAAGTAAAATCGGAACAATTTGGACTTCCCTGTGATTTTCAAACTTTATCAATTACCTGACATAGAAATGCTTTCAAAACTGCTATCTGAAATAACTTTTCATGGCGATCTTAAAACTTTTTATAAATATCTTAAAATACAGTAATGTATAAGCATTCATTTAATCTCACCCCTGTCCATAATCATGTCATCTGTCATTCCAAATGTGACATGTAGAATATTGCGAAATGAGTTGCGATCTAAACCAACAACAGCATGTCGGTCGCTGGGTTCCACATCCAAGTTGTTGAAAAGCTTTATGAGACATTCCACTTCAAATCTATTAACTACAAAAGGAAACAGTTATGACAACAATGAAGATTTATCCTATTTGTTCAGCATCGAATGCAAATTTGAATATGCATCTCCCTGAGCCTTGTTTGATAGACTCTATAGTTGCCATTCTCAACTCGGTTACTCCgctgactaggaattctgggagttgtagtttcagCCTCTCTGGGTGGGAAGCCCGATCTTAACCAATCTAGGTAACAATATAAGAGCAATTGGCACGAATTCACTCATCGATTAATGAATTCAAGAGCAGCTGGGTTTGAAGAggtgcagaaggagaaagcagccccaTTTTCACTCACAGTGTTTAGCAGATTTGCACAGCGATTCGGTAAGCTTCTGCAGCTTCTTTCTGTTCATTTTGAGCTTCCTGGCTCCCGCTGATCCCGGTCGTCACAAGCCACGCGGTTCCCATGGCAACAGTAGAGGGAATGTGGCTGCCCGGCCCGGATGTAAGAAGGTCAAAGGCGTCGATAGGCTGGACCGGCAAGTTCCGGCACGTTTTTCATTCCTCCTCGCGGCAAGTCAAAGCTCGGATTTGGGTCTGAACGGGATCGCCCTATTGGTTTTGCGCGAGGAGGGACGCCAGACAGAACAAACGGGAGAGGtgggaaatggggtgggcagcaaAAACACCCACACGACCCAAATCCCCTGGCTGGAGTTTTGCGGAGTTTCGAGGCAAAGGCGTTTTTCGCATCGATTTGGAAGCGAACATAagctggagattttttttttaagtggctaTAATTAAACAGGAAGGAGTTTCATCACTGTTGTTGCAATATTTTAGCTGACCTCCAGGAAGAATCTTGGTTATTTGGCTTTTCCCATGTTCCTCAAAAGGACTCTCCTGGAACTGCTCTGTAACAAAGACGTTTCCCTAAAATTTCCCTGGAGTCCAGCTGAACTCTTGTCCTTGTTTCCTTGGTAATATAGAAGTGCCTTTGCGGTATTCTAGGATGCTTTTCTGAGTTCTCAGTCTAATCTACAATtatgggattccctggtggtTTTTCATCCAATTACTAATGAATTTCAACCTTGCTAAAAGTTTAAAGCTGAATGCATCCTTGGAAAaagagatcatccagtccaatcATGAATGACAATGACAGATGTCCACCTAAACCAGGGGTCCCCAagctcttcagctcatcaacctcttcatgaagtttcagattgttcatcaacccatttattatatgaaaataatttaataaatactactttaagtAATAATACTATGATTAGTAACAACATCAGGGATGTTTTGTCTGATTCTCAACAAAACTGGGTTGGCTCTGTTCAGCTTTTCAGGATCAAGCAATGTGGGTTAGGTGCTGTAACCACTGTGACAGTTTGCCTCTAGCCTGTGCTTACAAGGTCCCACATGAAGGAGAACCCATCACTTTTCAAAGGTATCTGTGCTCTCATTGAGTAGCTCTCACATTAAAAAGCTTGTAATACCATGCTGCTTCCTAAAGTTTCCAATCTTTAGCTATAATCCTGCTTTCCTTTGCCTTCTATGAGGCTACGGTAGGCAGGTGAGTAGGTTATTTATCTAGCACCTCAGTCCTCATGGGCTCTAGGTAGTATGTTTGTCTTGTCACTTCTGTTGTTAGAATCATTTAAGTGATAATGTAGACTGAATTAgttgaattaattaattcaagGTAATGGGATTGGAGCTCTTTTACTATTTTTCTAATCCCATTAATTTAATTCAGAACAGAATTCCACTAGAGTAGATCCGAGCTATATACACTATTAAGAGAAGTATTTCTCTGGCATTTGCTTACTTCAGTTTATGGTTTTCTAAAAGTTGGATTTATTAAGGAAGGAGTGCATTGGGGGAATATATTAGAAACAGAATAAATCAGCAGCAGTATAATAATTCTTTGACATTCACTGTAAAAGCAAACAAGatggcagactttttttttcatgggATTCAGCTGGTCTTTTGTTCAGCAAAAATCTTAGTATCTAAACTGTAGGACACTCTCCACTCTTTAGCAATGCTGAAATCAATCTTATtttgcttaacttttttttttcagatttctgacatacttttcctttttaaaaat includes:
- the CLXN gene encoding calaxin; its protein translation is MNRKKLQKLTESLCKSAKHFNRFEVECLIKLFNNLDVEPSDRHAVVGLDRNSFRNILHVTFGMTDDMIMDRVFRAFDKDNDSCVGVTEWVEGLSIFLRGTLEEKMKYCFEVYDLNGDGYISREEMFHMLKNSLLKQPSEEDPDEGIKDLVEITLKKMDYDHDGKVSFVDFEKAVRDENLLLEAFGPCLPDMKCRMSFESQAFQDAPDL